In the Malaya genurostris strain Urasoe2022 chromosome 1, Malgen_1.1, whole genome shotgun sequence genome, one interval contains:
- the LOC131425992 gene encoding keratin, type I cytoskeletal 9 — protein sequence MGKSKKKYDSSSSSSSSDVSDSSDSSSSDDVEVKRRNKKKKSSGSRKHKKTVVKAHASSGTELDSASEQSSDDDVKAAAAAAAKKKHKKHKKQKKAKKHKKHKSRGGSDDEKRAELHDDEDDDVEEIVEEVVPDRRHRTKSIEYRKDREYGSSRVAGSDRRGASPIDRDRSRGRDRSATNQNQKNHPTSKWDSPADGGEYRRKRSHSPREQSGGNFRHGQRGGAYDDYRKAPRSPPPRESPVRDYHRARSQHHSRGGGAGRGGGRYEERHSVSPPLLQQHHERRWGGDRFEDDRHGGGRGDDFRKPSPRRRFDNEERRFDGNRRGSHQHQAPHMQPRERYEDFSGRDRNQRDRPQRNNRVDNYEDRGGPQRRRNSSPMGAPPPPRGGRDRSPMQQEYRNDFGGGRGGRDGGYRDRYDGGPSPQSHDRGGRFGRRGSYGGRGGRGGMGDRGGRRGGYFGGSGSDRSFGSDRDMDHRRPPGGGGGGGGGWGRKSPPVSPRGSSSRSRSRDRGDTDRNGARGHRGRISSPPPSVKIERRGASRSRSRSPIGGAAPLPQRQRKFPRKEEKDDGAEYDWGKRKQPERESGFQRGSSEESGSEKRPPEEKEKPNFALSGKLTEEANKVNGIVIKYAEPPESRKPKRRWRLYPFKGEQALPTLYIHRQSAYLIGRDRKVTDLPIDHPSCSKQHAVLQYRLVPYDREDGTTGKRVRPYIIDLESANGTFVNNKKIETKKYVELLEKDVLKFGFSSREYVLLHENSKEDEEDDDVVDDKGPTTTSNGGGGGGGGGGVVGSVSGNARNKREQSE from the exons ATGggcaaatcgaagaaaaaatacgACAGCAGCAGCAGTTCCAGCTCATCCGATGTTTCGGATTCGAGCGACAGCTCCAGCTCGGATGATGTTGAAGTCAAGCGGAGaaacaagaagaagaagagtAGCGGCAGTCGGAAACATAAGAAGACAGTGGTCAAGGCACACGCCAGTTCCGGCACGGAATTGGATTCCGCGAGCGAGCAATCCAGTGATGACGATGTGAaagcggcagcagcagcagccgctAAGAAGAAGCACAAAAAACATAAGAAACAAAAGAAGGCTAAAAAGCACAAGAAGCATAAGTCTCGCGGTGGTTCCGACGACGAAAAACGGGCCGAATTGCATGATGATGAAGATGACGATGTGGAAGAAATTGTCGAAGAGGTAGTGCCGGATCGCAGACATCGGACAAAGTCGATTGAATATCGGAAAGATAGGGAATATGGATCGTCACGAGTGGCAGGAAGTGACCGTAGGGGAGCTTCTCCCATAGATCGCGATCGAAGCCGAGGTAGGGACCGTTCCGCTACAAATCAGAACCAAAAGAATCATCCCACCTCTAAGTGGGACAGCCCGGCTGACGGTGGCGAGTATCGTCGTAAACGGTCCCATTCACCACGAGAGCAAAGTGGAGGCAATTTTAGACATGGTCAAAGAGGAGGAGCCTATGACGATTACCGTAAAGCTCCTAGATCGCCACCGCCTCGCGAATCTCCGGTTCGAGATTATCACAGGGCACGGTCCCAACATCACAGTCGTGGTGGCGGAGCAGGTCGGGGCGGTGGTCGATACGAGGAACGTCATTCCGTGTCACCACCGCTACTTCAGCAACATCATGAACGCCGGTGGGGTGGTGATCGTTTCGAAGATGACCGGCATGGCGGCGGTCGGGGCGACGATTTTAGAAAACCTTCGCCACGACGAAGATTTGACAATGAAGAGCGACGGTTCGATGGCAATCGGAGAGGATCTCATCAGCACCAGGCACCGCACATGCAGCCCCGAGAGCGGTACGAAGATTTTTCCGG tCGCGATCGTAATCAACGTGATCGTCCTCAGCGTAACAACCGTGTTGATAATTATGAGGATCGAGGAGGTCCCCAACGGCGTCGAAATTCATCTCCGATGGGAGCACCACCGCCGCCCCGAGGCGGACGCGATCGTAGTCCCATGCAGCAAGAATATCGCAATGATTTTGGCGGCGGACGCGGTGGCAGAGATGGAGGATATCGTGATCGTTATGACGGAGGTCCCTCTCCGCAATCCCACGATCGAGGAGGACGTTTCGGTCGGCGAGGTTCTTACGGGGGCCGTGGTGGACGAGGTGGTATGGGTGATCGCGGTGGACGCCGTGGAGGATACTTCGGTGGCAGTGGTTCCGATCGAAGTTTTGGATCTGACCGAGATATGGATCACCGAAGACCTCCAGGCGGTGGCGGTGGCGGTGGTGGCGGCTGGGGACGAAAATCACCTCCGGTTTCACCGCGAGGATCATCATCCCGGTCAAGATCGCGTGATCGAGGAGACACCGACCGTAATGGGGCACGAGGTCACCGGGGACGTATCAGTTCTCCGCCACCCTCGGTAAAGATCGAACGTCGGGGAGCATCCCGCAGTCGTAGTCGTAGCCCGATCGGTGGTGCGGCACCACTGCCGCAAAGACAACGCAAATTTCCCCGCAAAGAGGAAAAAGATGACGGAGCCGAGTACGATTGGGGCAAACGAAAGCAACCGGAACGGGAATCGG GTTTCCAGCGGGGTAGCAGCGAAGAGTCCGGCTCGGAGAAGAGACCCCCCGAGGAAAAGGAGAAACCCAATTTTGCCCTGTCCGGCAAGCTGACCGAGGAAGCGAACAAAGTCAACGGAATCGTAATCAAATACGCCGAACCGCCGGAATCACGCAAACCGAAGCGCCGCTGGCGGCTGTATCCGTTCAAGGGGGAACAGGCCCTGCCTACGTTGTACATTCACCGGCAGAGTGCTTACCTGATCGGACGCGACCGGAAGGTTACCGATTTGCCGATCGATCATCCGTCCTGCTCGAAACAGCACGCAGTACTGCAGTATCGGTTGGTGCCGTACGACCGGGAGGACGGCACAACCGGTAAACGTGTTCGGCCGTATATTATCGATCTGGAATCCGCCAACGGGACGTTCGTAAATAACAAAAAGATTGAGACGAAGAAATATGTCGAACTGCTGGAGAAGGACGTACTCAAATTTGGCTTCAGCTCCCGGGAGTACGTGCTGTTGCACGAGAACAGCAAAGAGGACGAGGAGGATGACGATGTGGTGGACGATAAGGGTCCTACTACCACCAGcaacggtggtggtggtggtggtggtggcggtgGCGTCGTCGGAAGCGTTAGTGGCAATGCTCGCAATAAGCGAGAGCAGAGCGAGTAA